One segment of Streptomyces sp. YIM 121038 DNA contains the following:
- a CDS encoding AI-2E family transporter: MPRWLPRAMVLALALVACFQLGSWAFHQLTGLLINILIAFFLALAVEPAVSWMAARGLRRGLATGIVFLGVIIATAGFITMMGSMLAGQIVDMVEDFPDYLDKVIRWINQTFDTDLSRVEVQDSLVHSDWLRKYVQNSASGVLDVSAQVLGGLFQLLTILLFSFYFAADGPRLRRALCSVLPPAKQAEVLRAWEIAVNKTGGYLYSRGLMALISGIAHYILLQILEVPYAPALAVWVGLVSQFIPTIGTYLAGALPMLIAFTVDPWYAVWVLGFVVIYQQFENYVLQPKLTAKSVDIHPAVAFGSVIAGTALLGAVGALIAIPAVATLQAFLGAYVKRYDVMDDPRVHGHRRRGGTPLLDRLRRALTPPGREG, translated from the coding sequence ATGCCGCGCTGGCTGCCGCGTGCCATGGTGCTCGCGCTCGCCCTGGTCGCCTGTTTCCAGCTCGGCAGCTGGGCCTTCCACCAGCTGACCGGACTGCTGATCAACATCCTGATCGCGTTCTTCCTGGCGCTCGCCGTCGAGCCCGCCGTGAGCTGGATGGCGGCGCGCGGGCTGCGCCGGGGCCTGGCCACGGGCATCGTCTTCCTCGGCGTGATCATCGCCACCGCGGGCTTCATCACGATGATGGGCTCGATGCTCGCGGGCCAGATCGTCGACATGGTCGAGGACTTCCCGGACTACCTGGACAAGGTCATCCGCTGGATCAACCAGACCTTCGACACGGACCTGTCCCGCGTCGAGGTCCAGGACAGCCTGGTCCACTCCGACTGGCTGCGGAAGTACGTACAGAACAGCGCCAGCGGCGTCCTGGACGTCTCCGCGCAGGTGCTCGGGGGCCTCTTCCAGCTCCTGACGATCCTGCTGTTCTCGTTCTACTTCGCCGCCGACGGGCCCCGGCTGCGGCGCGCGCTGTGCTCCGTGCTCCCGCCCGCCAAGCAGGCCGAGGTGCTGCGCGCCTGGGAGATCGCGGTCAACAAGACCGGCGGCTACCTCTACTCGCGCGGCCTGATGGCACTGATCTCCGGGATCGCGCACTACATCCTGCTGCAGATCCTCGAAGTGCCCTACGCCCCCGCCCTCGCGGTGTGGGTGGGCCTGGTGTCGCAGTTCATCCCGACGATCGGCACGTACCTGGCGGGCGCCCTGCCGATGCTGATCGCCTTCACCGTCGACCCCTGGTACGCGGTGTGGGTGCTGGGCTTCGTGGTCATCTACCAGCAGTTCGAGAACTACGTCCTGCAGCCCAAGCTCACCGCCAAGAGCGTGGACATCCACCCGGCGGTCGCCTTCGGGTCGGTCATCGCGGGCACGGCGCTGCTCGGCGCGGTCGGCGCCCTGATCGCCATCCCGGCGGTGGCGACGCTGCAGGCGTTCCTCGGGGCGTACGTGAAGCGGTACGACGTCATGGACGACCCGCGGGTGCACGGACACCGCCGCCGCGGCGGCACGCCCCTGCTCGACCGGCTGCGGCGCGCGCTGACGCCTCCGGGGCGCGAGGGCTGA
- a CDS encoding DUF3046 domain-containing protein yields the protein MRLTVFWQRMAAHFGAGYADSFARDHVMSELGGRTVHEALDAGWEAKEVWRAVCKAVDVPAEKR from the coding sequence ATGCGGTTGACGGTCTTCTGGCAGCGAATGGCAGCCCACTTCGGCGCGGGGTACGCGGACTCCTTCGCGCGCGACCACGTGATGTCCGAGCTGGGCGGACGGACGGTGCACGAAGCACTGGACGCGGGCTGGGAGGCGAAGGAGGTCTGGCGGGCGGTGTGCAAGGCCGTGGACGTACCGGCCGAAAAACGCTGA
- a CDS encoding AzlD domain-containing protein gives MNIWTAIAVTAVSCYAVKLAGLLVPAGALERPLVKRMAALLPVALLAALTAQQAFADGRTLVLDAKAAGLAAAVVALLLRAPFLVVIAAAVAVTAGVRALTG, from the coding sequence TTGAACATCTGGACGGCCATCGCCGTGACCGCCGTCAGCTGCTACGCGGTCAAGCTCGCGGGACTCCTGGTGCCCGCCGGAGCCCTGGAGCGGCCTCTCGTGAAGCGCATGGCCGCCCTGCTGCCGGTCGCGCTGCTCGCCGCCCTCACCGCCCAGCAGGCCTTCGCCGACGGCCGGACCCTGGTGCTCGACGCCAAGGCCGCGGGGCTCGCGGCGGCCGTCGTGGCGCTGCTGCTGCGCGCGCCGTTCCTGGTCGTCATCGCCGCAGCCGTCGCCGTCACGGCGGGCGTGCGGGCACTCACGGGGTGA